GGAAAAACAATTCACAACCAGAAAAATGTTTTCACATGGCTACTGTCCGGATTGTTTTATTGAATTTCAAGTTAAACTGGATAAATTTATTCAGGCTAAAAAGGAGTTATTCGTGATTGCTAAAAAAATGGAAAGACGAAGTGGTGAGGATATACAAACAATTTAACTAAATTCAGGGGGTTTAATATGCAGAAAAATGTTGGTACAATAGAAAGAGTTATCAGAATAGGGGTAGGTCCAGTAATGATTTCAATGACATTTATAGGGCCAGAGAGCGCATTTGGCATGCTGGGTTTGGTGCCACTCATGACAGGAATTATCGGGTGGTGCCCACCGTATGCAATGTTTGGGATTTCAACCTGTAAAAAATGTAATTCTGCCACAAATTGATTCTTTAATAGAATGATAAACGAAGAGATATTTTTTTCCTTGTTCCCGGTGTTCAAAAAAGATTGTGCCCTAGGTCAATCGATTTTTGCTAATAGCCAGCGTCTATCCTGTGCTAAAAACACAAATCTTTACTTCTCCGGGGATACATGTTCCCAAATTGCCTTTA
This DNA window, taken from Desulfobulbaceae bacterium, encodes the following:
- a CDS encoding DUF2892 domain-containing protein; translation: MQKNVGTIERVIRIGVGPVMISMTFIGPESAFGMLGLVPLMTGIIGWCPPYAMFGISTCKKCNSATN
- a CDS encoding cyclic nucleotide-binding domain-containing protein; protein product: MINEEIFFSLFPVFKKDCALGQSIFANSQRLSCAKNTNLYFSGDTCSQIAFIVSGEIRVFRRGETGREITLYEIGPGDTCILNASCILSGHKYPADAV